TCGTTGAGCCGTTCTGTAAGGAACAATGAATTCGTGTCCTGGCGATACGGAGTCAGCAGCTCCGAGCCAATGGCGATGATCTCGGCGTTCACGTTTGGCAGTATAGCTGCCGAGTCGAAATTCTTACTGAAGCAGCGGCAGGCCCTGAATATTCCAGGAGAGATGAAAAACCGCAGACGTAGTGGCCAGCACCACGGCCTTTCCTGGAGCGAAGCAAAGTCCGACAAGGTTTTGACCGGAAACGCAGAGCGACGCCTTTTTGTCGGGAGTGATGCGAACGATGCCGCGCTTGCCTTCGAATGAAGCGGCGACATAAAGATTTCCGTCGATATCGAATGCGATCCCCTGCGGTCGGCCGAGTCCGCGGAAGAAGACGGAACTGTCGCCGTGTGGGTCAACGCGATAAATCGCGTCGTAGCTCGACGTAGTCGGCCCGCTCACATAGAGGTTCTGATCCGGCCCGAAAGCAAGGTGATAAGCGGAGACGCTCGGTTCCAAAGTGGCAAAGACAAATGTTTGCCGATCACGCGCGATTTTGAAAATACTTCCACTTCGATCCCCGACATACAGGTTCTGCTCGCGGTCGAAGGCGATGCCGGTGGCGATGCCCATGCCCTCGGCATAGGCTGACATCGTGCCGTTAGGTGCGACGCGGTACACGGTGCCGTTCTGGCGCGAAGATACATAAATCTGTCCCTCGCGATCAAAAGCGATGCCGTGCGCATTCATCAGATCGGACAGGAATGGTTTAGCGTGATAGCCAGTATCGATTTTGTAAATCGATACTGGAACCTTCTGCCCGCGCGATCCGGAGAAGGTAACAAACAGATTACCTTCCGCATCCATGGCAGGATTCGTGACCGGATGCAAGTTTTCCGCAATTGGGACAGCAACTTTTAGCTCGAGACCGTTGCTCTTGCTGCCGTCAGGCTCGATCACAACCGGACCCGAGAATGCCGCTTCGGGAACGCGAGCGACTACAAAATCCTCGGCGGCGATCACTACTCCGCCAGGTTCGTCACCGAACGTGACGCGAGGACGCCGCATCTCATGTCCGCGAAGTCCGCTGCCGGAGATGCGCACTTCGCCGCCGGGAAGAGCGAACGGTGGGTTAATGGATGAAATGTGCGGCTTCCCGTTCAAATGGCGCTTTCCCAGCAAGCGTTCCGTGACCCCATCTCGCGCGATTCTAATAAACATCGTCGCGCTGTTGGCTGGCTAAATCGAAGGCCAGAATTTCAGCACAATTGCGAGAACCAGCAGCGAGTACAACCCTGCGCCGACATCGTCAACCATGATGCCAATTCCCTCCGGCAGGCGCTCCAGAGCGCGCAACGGCGGAGGTTTGAAAATGTCGAAGCAACGAAAAAGTATAAAACTCAGCAACAGATATTTCCAACGCAGCGGCGCGATGATGAGCGCGAACATCTGACCTGCAACTTCGTCGATGACTACAAATCCCGGATCTTTGATCCCGCTTTCGCGCGCAACTCGCGTGCTCGCTGGAACTCCAATCAGAGTCACGAGAATTGCCGTGAGCAGAGCGATCAATGCCGTGTGAGTGGCGCGTTGTGCGCCCAGCCGCCACAGCAGCACCGTTGCTCCAGCAGCCCAGGTGCCTGGACCTCGATGCATGTGACCAATTCCAAAAAACGTGCCTACGAGCCATGCCCATCGAGAACGAGGGTTTCCAGTTTGAGGGCTAATGCCGCTTGTGCTCATCGTTCTCTGGATTGGAGTGCGGACGTTGATCGATCTCCTCGAGCAGCTCAGGATCGAGCACCGGAGAGCTGATGCGATACCCTCCGCTGGCCCACTTCCCTAAATCGATTAATCGACAGCGATCGCTACAGAAAGGGAAGTGCTCGTCGGAACGCAGCACAATTGTGCGGCACGTCGGACAACGCAGACTGAGAGCCTTCTTTCGAGCCATAGATCAATAGATCAGATGATGCGCGCGACCAGATCGTAATCGTGCGTCTCAGTAATTTCGCAGCGGTAAAACTCGCCGCGATCTAGTTGCTCATGATCTCCGAAATCGTTGATGAAGACCTTGCCATCGATCTCTGGAGCGTGCATGATCGTGCGTCCTTCCCAGAGTAGATCGGTTTCCTCTGAAGATCCCTCGACCAGCAAATCGAACTGCTTTCCAACGAGTGTCTTCTTGGCCTTGCGGCTGATCTGCTGCTGAATGCGCATGAGCTTCTTGCGGCGTCGCTCGATTTCGCACGCGTGGACTTTGTCCTCGAGCTTGAACGCTGCGGCTCCTTCTTCGTCGGAGTAGGCGAACACTCCCATCCAATCGAAGCGAGCGGCACTGACGAAGTCACAGAGCTCTTCGAACTCGGCTTGAGTTTCACCCGGAAATCCCGCGATGAACGAAGTTCTCATTGTCAAATTGGGAATTGTGGAGCGCATCTTCTCGATGCTCTTCAGAAAAATATCGGAACTGCCGCCGCGCTTCATGCGCTTCAACGTCGAAGCAGAAGCATGCTGGAGAGGAACGTCGATGTACGAGCAGATCTTCTCGTGCGCGGCGATGGTATCGAGCAGACGGCCAGTGATCTTATTGGGATACGCGTACAGGAAACGAATCCAGCGAAGTTCTTCGATCTCCGCCAGGCGCGCCAGCAAGAGTGCCAGTCCATCTTTCAGACCGAGGTCTTCTCCGTAGCAGGTCGTGTCTTGCCCAATAAGCGTGAGCTCGCGAACGCCGTTCTCCGCCAGTCTCCGAGCTTCGGCAATGACCGATTCAAAATGTCGTGAACGAAACTTTCCCCGAAGCTGCGGAATGATGCAGAAGCTGCAGGGGTGATCGCAGCCTTCCGCAATCTTCAGGTAGGCAGAGGTCTTGCCGGTCGCAAGCAGACGCGGAGTTTTCTCGTCATAAAGATAATTCGGCAGATCGGCGATGGCGCCGTCCCATTCGGCGCGCGAGAATCTTCCGCTGGCAGCCCGCGCCTCGCCTTCAGGACGAGAATGGGTGCGAACTGCGCTGGGCGCACGATCAACGAGAATCTTGAACGGCGACTCCGGCTGTGGAGCATGCTCGATACCGCGCTCAATTCCCACTGCCCGAAGAATGTGCTCCAGATCTCCCGTGCCCAGAACCGCGTCGACTTCAGGAATGTTCTTTTGGATCTCGTTGCGATAGCGCTCCACCAGACACCCGGCAATGATCAGCTTCTGGGCTGTTCCGGCAGTTTTATGCTGAGCCATTTCGAGAATGGCGTTTACTGACTCCTGCTTGGCCGAATCAATGAACGAGCAGGTATTCACGACGATGACGTCGGCCGAAGCGGCGTCCTGAGTGATCTCCGCACCTGCCTCGCTCAGCATTCCCATCATGACTTCGCTATCAACGAGGTTCTTGGGACAGCCAAGGCTTACAAATCCAATTCTCTTGCGACGGCTCTCGCTCTTGGAGGTGGTGACTTGTTCGGGAGCACTCTCAGTAGAAACTTCTATGGGCATGCAATCTCTTTATTTTATCAGCCGAACTGACGCTGCTCCTGCCTCAACTGACTACTTCTTCACTTCTTCTTCTAACTCTCGATATAACTCTGGCAGCTTCTCTGCGTCGGAAGCGGAATCGCCGAAGCGGGCACGTTCGTAATGAATCGTAAACCGCTCAACCTGATAGCGAATCGCCGAAGCTGGAACAGCTCGCAGAAATTCCTGTGGCGTCTGTGTGCCAGATTTCCTGATGCCCTTTTTGGAGAGCAGTCTGAGTGCGCGGCCATACCAGATAGTCGCGGCGGAGTGAGGCTCCAGGGCGGGCTTGCGAGCAATCTGCAGACGACGCATCGCTCGATTGAATTTCGGACCAGCCAAGAACCCAAAGAGGAGGATTAAACCGGCAGAAGTCCACCAGATCCAAGCCTCGGCATGCTCTTGAACATTCTCGCCTACAGCTCTGGCGCGACGCACGCTGCTTTGGTAGATGGAAACAAACCAATCTCGCAAGTGTTCGAACTCAGAACGTCCTCGCCGCGCTGCAGATATGGCGAGAGAAGTTTGGTGACCGGTGTCGTAGTTGACGACCCACTCGTGCCAAAACTCCCGCATCGCATCGACATACAAAAATGCGCGGTTGAATCCGTCTGTGGCAGGTTGCGCTCCGCCTGGAGTGGGATCGAAGGTGTACCAGCCGTATTCTGGAAAATACGCTTCAACCCAAGAATGCGCATCGCGGGCTCGAACGATATAGCTGCCGGTAATGTCGTTGTAGACGCCGCCGCGGAATCCATTCACGACGCGGGAAGGAATTCCCAGGGTGCGCAGCATCACTGCCATTGCCGACGCAAAGTATTCACAATGGCCCATCTTGCGCTCGAAAAGAAAGTTTGCGACCGGATCTTTCGGCGGAACGAGCGGGAGCTGCAGCGTATATCCGTAGGTGGTCGCCAAATATCTTTCAATCGCTGAGGCTTTGCGGAAAGTTGTAGGTTCATTCTCGGTGACGTGGCGTGCAAGGGCTGGAATGCGCGCATCAACGTAGTTGGGTAGCTGTAAGTAGCGACGATCGACTGAGGGGCCATTACCGCCGA
This genomic interval from Terriglobales bacterium contains the following:
- a CDS encoding IPT/TIG domain-containing protein, coding for MFIRIARDGVTERLLGKRHLNGKPHISSINPPFALPGGEVRISGSGLRGHEMRRPRVTFGDEPGGVVIAAEDFVVARVPEAAFSGPVVIEPDGSKSNGLELKVAVPIAENLHPVTNPAMDAEGNLFVTFSGSRGQKVPVSIYKIDTGYHAKPFLSDLMNAHGIAFDREGQIYVSSRQNGTVYRVAPNGTMSAYAEGMGIATGIAFDREQNLYVGDRSGSIFKIARDRQTFVFATLEPSVSAYHLAFGPDQNLYVSGPTTSSYDAIYRVDPHGDSSVFFRGLGRPQGIAFDIDGNLYVAASFEGKRGIVRITPDKKASLCVSGQNLVGLCFAPGKAVVLATTSAVFHLSWNIQGLPLLQ
- a CDS encoding phosphatidylglycerophosphatase A, which gives rise to MSTSGISPQTGNPRSRWAWLVGTFFGIGHMHRGPGTWAAGATVLLWRLGAQRATHTALIALLTAILVTLIGVPASTRVARESGIKDPGFVVIDEVAGQMFALIIAPLRWKYLLLSFILFRCFDIFKPPPLRALERLPEGIGIMVDDVGAGLYSLLVLAIVLKFWPSI
- the yacG gene encoding DNA gyrase inhibitor YacG encodes the protein MARKKALSLRCPTCRTIVLRSDEHFPFCSDRCRLIDLGKWASGGYRISSPVLDPELLEEIDQRPHSNPENDEHKRH
- the rimO gene encoding 30S ribosomal protein S12 methylthiotransferase RimO; translated protein: MPIEVSTESAPEQVTTSKSESRRKRIGFVSLGCPKNLVDSEVMMGMLSEAGAEITQDAASADVIVVNTCSFIDSAKQESVNAILEMAQHKTAGTAQKLIIAGCLVERYRNEIQKNIPEVDAVLGTGDLEHILRAVGIERGIEHAPQPESPFKILVDRAPSAVRTHSRPEGEARAASGRFSRAEWDGAIADLPNYLYDEKTPRLLATGKTSAYLKIAEGCDHPCSFCIIPQLRGKFRSRHFESVIAEARRLAENGVRELTLIGQDTTCYGEDLGLKDGLALLLARLAEIEELRWIRFLYAYPNKITGRLLDTIAAHEKICSYIDVPLQHASASTLKRMKRGGSSDIFLKSIEKMRSTIPNLTMRTSFIAGFPGETQAEFEELCDFVSAARFDWMGVFAYSDEEGAAAFKLEDKVHACEIERRRKKLMRIQQQISRKAKKTLVGKQFDLLVEGSSEETDLLWEGRTIMHAPEIDGKVFINDFGDHEQLDRGEFYRCEITETHDYDLVARII